A section of the Sceloporus undulatus isolate JIND9_A2432 ecotype Alabama chromosome 3, SceUnd_v1.1, whole genome shotgun sequence genome encodes:
- the PDCL3 gene encoding phosducin-like protein 3 — protein MQDPNADTEWNDILRKKGILPPKEKLKEQEQAEEEREQQILLQQSVVKTYEDMTLEELEENEDEFNEEDERAIEMYRQQRLAEWKASQAKNKFGHVLEISGQDYIQEITKAGKDIWVVLHLYKQGIPLCALINQHLNGLAKKFPDVKFVKAISTTCIPNYPDKNLPTIFIYLEGDIKAQFIGPLLFGGMNLTRDELEWKISESGAIKTDLEENPRKQIQDQLMTSIKCSVPTRKEESDSEED, from the exons ATGCAG GATCCGAATGCAGATACAGAATGGAACGACATCTTACGTAAAAAGGGCATCCTTCCTCCAAAAGAGAAGCTGAAAGAGCAAGAACAGGCTGAAGAGGAGAGGGAGCAACAGATCCTCCTGCAACAATCTGTTG TAAAAACCTATGAAGACATGACCCTCGAGGAActtgaagaaaatgaagatgaatTCAATGAGGAAGATGAACGCGCTATAGAAATGTACAG ACAACAAAGACTAGCTGAATGGAAAGCCTCTCAAGCAAAGAATAAATTTGGACATGTTTTAGAGATCTCGGGACAGGATTACATCCAAGAAATTACCAAAGCTGGGAAGGATATATGGGTGGTATTGCATCTATACAAGCAAGG tATTCCTCTTTGTGCCTTGATAAACCAACACTTAAATGGACTTGCCAAGAAGTTTCCAGATGTCAAGTTTGTCAAAGCCATTTCTACAACCTGCATCCCCAACTATCCTGACAAAAACCTCCCCACAATCTTCATCTACCTCGAAGGGGACATCAAGGCCCAGTTTATTGGACCACTGCTATTTGGAGGCATGAATCTGACAAGAGATG AATTAGAGTGGAAGATTTCTGAGTCAGGTGCCATCAAGACAGACCTAGAAGAGAACCCCAGGAAGCAGATACAGGACCAGCTGATGACTTCAATCAAGTGTTCTGTTCcaacaagaaaagaagaaagtgacTCAGAAGAGGACTAA